One Microbacterium hydrocarbonoxydans DNA window includes the following coding sequences:
- a CDS encoding TetR family transcriptional regulator — translation MSLQDVAPAAGIGPAGLIKRFGSKVGLLHALTRRWIQLIPHGPLPEAAKPMPSFAST, via the coding sequence CTGTCGCTCCAGGATGTCGCTCCGGCGGCGGGAATCGGTCCGGCAGGCCTGATCAAGCGCTTCGGTTCCAAGGTGGGTCTTCTGCACGCGCTCACGCGTCGGTGGATCCAGCTCATCCCGCATGGTCCGCTGCCAGAGGCCGCGAAGCCGATGCCGAGCTTCGCGAGTACGTGA
- a CDS encoding dihydrofolate reductase family protein yields the protein MTSRNWRGRVFIGTSADGKIARDDGSLEWLTDPPARHHDVPTTADRPALVWETFFETVDAIVMGRATYDSVLGFGEWPFEGRHVLVLTTRSVIEDPRVARLRRSMM from the coding sequence ATGACCTCTCGCAACTGGCGTGGCCGTGTATTCATCGGCACGAGCGCTGACGGCAAGATCGCCCGTGACGACGGATCGCTCGAATGGCTGACCGACCCGCCGGCCCGCCATCATGATGTCCCGACCACCGCCGACCGCCCCGCCCTGGTCTGGGAGACATTCTTCGAAACGGTCGACGCCATCGTCATGGGCCGTGCCACCTACGACTCCGTGCTCGGCTTCGGGGAGTGGCCGTTCGAGGGCAGGCACGTTCTCGTCCTCACCACGAGATCGGTCATCGAAGACCCTCGCGTCGCACGGCTTCGTCGATCGATGATGTGA
- a CDS encoding helix-turn-helix transcriptional regulator, with protein MAPIILGSGRSLFGELDEDVLLTVRGSHATDDGLVRTTYDVVAAEARTVPCERREDGGVNRTDRLYALVEELRAMSPRPRSARWLAERFEVSRRTVERDLSALQQAGLPIWAEPGRTVATSSMPPRRWVLRGSHSMKRSRC; from the coding sequence GTGGCGCCGATCATCCTCGGGTCCGGGCGTTCGCTGTTCGGAGAGCTCGACGAGGACGTGCTGCTCACGGTCCGCGGCAGCCACGCCACAGACGATGGGCTGGTCCGCACCACGTACGACGTCGTCGCCGCTGAGGCGCGGACGGTTCCCTGCGAGCGGCGCGAAGATGGGGGAGTGAACCGTACCGACCGTCTCTACGCTCTCGTCGAGGAGCTGCGCGCAATGTCGCCCCGGCCGCGCAGCGCGCGCTGGCTGGCAGAGCGTTTCGAGGTGTCCCGAAGAACGGTCGAGCGCGACCTCTCCGCTTTGCAGCAGGCGGGCCTCCCCATCTGGGCGGAGCCGGGGCGGACGGTGGCTACGTCATCGATGCCGCCGCGACGCTGGGTCCTGCGGGGTTCACACTCGATGAAGCGATCGCGGTGCTGA
- a CDS encoding TetR/AcrR family transcriptional regulator: MVRPRRLEDDELLARIVGALEQRADLTPWSLQDVAPAAGIGPAGLIKRFGSKVGLLHALTRRWIQLIPHGPLPEGREADAELREYVSREFGADSAAGAVYALSEVLSELQEPELVALLAEGWRRQAARLAELLAGMDLSHLADAEAGGTLLLDALHGSLFRSAVNLGRTSPLTTLEHFLEMWR, encoded by the coding sequence ATGGTCCGACCTAGACGTCTCGAAGACGACGAGCTCCTCGCCCGCATCGTCGGCGCACTGGAGCAGCGTGCTGATCTCACGCCCTGGTCGCTCCAGGATGTCGCTCCGGCGGCGGGAATCGGTCCGGCAGGCCTGATCAAGCGCTTCGGTTCCAAGGTGGGTCTTCTGCACGCGCTCACGCGTCGGTGGATCCAGCTCATCCCGCATGGTCCGCTGCCAGAGGGCCGCGAAGCCGATGCCGAGCTTCGCGAGTACGTGAGCCGAGAGTTCGGCGCCGACTCAGCCGCCGGCGCCGTGTACGCCCTGTCGGAGGTGCTCAGCGAGCTGCAGGAACCCGAACTCGTCGCTCTGCTCGCGGAAGGGTGGCGTCGACAGGCGGCACGACTTGCCGAGCTGCTCGCGGGGATGGATCTTTCCCACCTTGCCGATGCGGAGGCAGGCGGCACGCTGCTGCTCGATGCCCTGCACGGTTCCCTGTTCCGGTCGGCTGTGAACCTGGGCCGGACTTCCCCCCTGACAACCCTCGAACACTTTCTGGAGATGTGGAGATGA
- a CDS encoding MarR family winged helix-turn-helix transcriptional regulator: MTDRKLAVQAWESLFRAQHELFTEMNADFDHGDLAQAEYDVLLTVTRSPDMSARLRDVTANMLISQPSVSRLIDRMVTRGLVSKCPDPDDGRGALIRATDAGAKAFRSIATVHGRSIASRMSRLDDEELRTLRDLAEKLRTR; the protein is encoded by the coding sequence ATGACCGATCGCAAGCTCGCCGTGCAGGCCTGGGAGAGCCTGTTCCGCGCTCAGCACGAGCTGTTCACCGAGATGAACGCCGACTTCGACCACGGCGACCTCGCTCAGGCCGAATACGACGTCCTCCTCACGGTCACGCGCTCCCCGGACATGTCCGCACGTCTGCGAGATGTCACCGCCAACATGCTGATCAGCCAGCCGAGCGTCTCGCGCCTGATCGACCGGATGGTCACGCGCGGACTCGTCTCCAAGTGCCCCGATCCCGACGACGGCCGTGGCGCACTGATCAGGGCGACGGATGCCGGAGCCAAGGCGTTCCGCAGCATCGCAACCGTGCACGGGCGCTCCATCGCGTCGCGCATGTCGCGGCTCGACGACGAGGAGCTCAGGACGCTCCGCGATCTCGCCGAGAAGCTGCGCACCCGCTGA